Proteins co-encoded in one Oceanibaculum nanhaiense genomic window:
- a CDS encoding helix-turn-helix domain-containing protein — protein MKNEQEIKEFGLEVRRRRIALGLSQEQFAEISGLHRTYVSGIERGDRNPTIDIIFQISRALRCPPGALLSGE, from the coding sequence GTGAAGAATGAGCAAGAAATTAAAGAGTTTGGGCTAGAGGTCAGACGGCGGAGAATTGCTCTTGGCCTAAGTCAAGAGCAATTTGCCGAGATTTCGGGTCTTCACAGGACATACGTCAGCGGAATAGAACGTGGCGATCGGAACCCCACAATTGACATAATTTTTCAGATTTCCCGGGCACTACGCTGCCCTCCTGGGGCACTATTGTCGGGGGAATAA